The Acidobacteriota bacterium genome includes a region encoding these proteins:
- a CDS encoding helicase C-terminal domain-containing protein — protein MAARFDGDELALELSVQDLLDSVLLKNLGFSNRGGYERLWLGQAIHSRYQEEALAGDGSYRREVALSLTFDHRGWRVTVKGRADGLRRAEDGTRVVEEIKSIRRGGQLSQAQRELYERQAQLYAWLLTRSEGEEVKPELVLIEIGSEEIERQPVEFDARAVEAGVKRRISALIRSYEGQRQAARERASAGERLPFPYAEMRDGQHEIVDAVDAALHHREHLLLQAPTGIGKTAATLYPALRYCLQHGKRLFILTAKTLQQEMALEVLKLLNVEQAFRSLRLRAKAKMCANDQVLCHEEYCPYAKDYYLKLQSTGIVGRLIDDYPTLEPDDIFERAREEVVCPFEISLELSRQVQVVVCDYNYAFDPYVALTDFADDNDLSDTVLVIDEIHNLVGRGRGYYSPSLEAETARRAGELSVRGGAPIHLRIGSLCAEVARTIEEVTNGLLELEIGSGESDRAVEAPLPEDLFWELRPALDEAFIDYLEHNRETRSFRADDPFVSLYFDYLRFLNGLVLSRDDAFSHCAERRGRRHTVRILCKDPSRFLGAAIARTHSTIGLSATLSPSEFYRDLIGFEPARTSFEAIPSPFPTENRRVVIDATVATAYRERPANYGPIAERLAQFAAAVPGNCLALFPSYTFLAEVAARMPEAGKRVLIQEQSSGDRERQEILHSLRSAMFGDVLLLAVAGGVFAEGVDYPGETLKAVAIVGPCLPGLSLEQRLLKDYYQERFDRGFEYAFVVPGMTRVVQAAGRLIRSPEDTGVIALLDRRFLHRPYREHLPGDWVEDGNPTPLKGEPARAALEFFAALDGSESVN, from the coding sequence ATGGCCGCGCGCTTCGATGGGGACGAGCTCGCCCTCGAGCTGTCGGTCCAGGACCTCCTCGACAGCGTGCTGCTGAAGAATCTCGGATTCAGCAATCGCGGCGGCTACGAGCGCCTCTGGCTCGGCCAGGCGATCCACAGCCGCTACCAAGAAGAGGCCCTGGCCGGCGACGGCTCCTACCGCCGCGAGGTCGCCCTTTCCCTGACCTTCGACCACCGCGGCTGGCGGGTGACGGTGAAGGGCCGGGCCGACGGCCTGCGCCGCGCCGAGGACGGCACCCGGGTGGTCGAAGAGATCAAGTCGATCCGCCGCGGCGGTCAGCTTTCCCAGGCCCAGCGCGAGCTCTACGAGCGCCAGGCCCAGCTCTACGCCTGGCTCCTCACCCGCTCTGAGGGCGAGGAAGTGAAACCCGAGCTGGTGCTGATCGAGATCGGCTCCGAAGAGATCGAGCGCCAGCCCGTCGAGTTCGACGCCCGGGCCGTCGAAGCCGGCGTCAAGCGGCGCATCTCGGCCCTCATCCGAAGCTACGAGGGCCAGCGACAGGCCGCCCGCGAGCGCGCTTCGGCGGGCGAACGGCTGCCCTTTCCCTACGCCGAGATGCGCGACGGTCAGCACGAGATCGTCGACGCCGTCGACGCTGCCCTCCACCATCGCGAGCACCTTCTGCTGCAGGCTCCGACGGGCATCGGAAAGACTGCCGCCACCCTCTACCCGGCGCTGCGCTACTGCCTGCAGCACGGCAAGCGGCTGTTCATCCTCACCGCCAAGACCCTGCAGCAAGAGATGGCTCTCGAGGTGCTCAAGCTGCTCAACGTCGAGCAGGCCTTCCGCTCGCTGCGCCTGCGCGCCAAGGCCAAGATGTGCGCCAACGATCAGGTGCTCTGCCACGAGGAGTACTGCCCCTACGCCAAGGACTACTACCTCAAGCTGCAGAGCACCGGCATCGTGGGGCGGCTGATCGACGACTACCCCACCCTCGAGCCGGACGACATCTTCGAGCGCGCCCGCGAGGAGGTGGTCTGCCCCTTCGAGATCAGCCTCGAGCTGTCGCGCCAGGTGCAGGTGGTGGTCTGCGACTACAACTACGCCTTCGACCCCTACGTCGCCCTGACCGATTTCGCCGACGACAACGACCTCTCGGACACGGTGTTGGTGATCGACGAGATTCACAACCTGGTCGGCCGCGGCCGCGGCTACTACAGCCCCAGCCTCGAAGCCGAGACCGCCCGCCGGGCCGGCGAGCTGTCGGTGCGCGGCGGCGCCCCCATCCACCTGCGCATCGGCAGCCTGTGCGCCGAGGTGGCGCGCACCATCGAAGAGGTGACCAACGGCCTCCTCGAGCTCGAGATCGGCTCCGGCGAATCCGACCGAGCGGTCGAGGCGCCGCTGCCGGAGGATCTCTTCTGGGAGCTGCGACCGGCCCTCGACGAAGCCTTCATCGACTACCTCGAGCACAACCGCGAAACCCGCTCCTTCCGCGCCGACGATCCCTTCGTGTCGCTCTATTTCGACTATCTGCGCTTTCTCAACGGCCTGGTGCTGTCGCGCGACGACGCCTTCAGCCACTGCGCCGAGCGCCGCGGCCGGCGCCACACGGTGCGCATCCTGTGCAAGGACCCGAGTCGCTTCCTCGGCGCCGCCATCGCCCGCACCCACAGCACCATCGGCCTGTCGGCGACGCTGTCGCCGTCGGAGTTCTACCGCGATCTGATCGGCTTCGAGCCTGCCCGCACCAGCTTCGAAGCCATTCCCAGCCCCTTCCCAACGGAGAACCGCCGGGTGGTGATCGACGCCACCGTCGCTACCGCCTACCGCGAGCGGCCCGCCAACTACGGTCCCATCGCCGAGCGCCTGGCGCAGTTCGCCGCCGCCGTGCCGGGCAACTGCCTGGCGTTGTTTCCGAGCTACACCTTTCTCGCCGAGGTCGCCGCGCGCATGCCCGAGGCGGGCAAGCGGGTGCTGATTCAGGAACAGTCCTCCGGCGACCGCGAGCGCCAGGAGATCCTGCACTCCCTGCGCTCGGCGATGTTCGGCGACGTGCTGCTGCTGGCGGTGGCCGGCGGCGTCTTCGCCGAGGGGGTCGACTACCCCGGCGAGACCCTCAAGGCGGTGGCCATCGTCGGCCCCTGCCTACCGGGCCTGTCCCTCGAGCAACGGCTGCTCAAGGACTACTACCAGGAGCGCTTCGACCGCGGCTTCGAGTACGCCTTCGTGGTCCCCGGGATGACGCGGGTGGTGCAGGCCGCCGGCCGCCTGATCCGCTCCCCCGAAGACACCGGCGTCATCGCCCTGCTCGATCGCCGCTTCCTCCACCGGCCCTACCGTGAGCACCTGCCGGGCGACTGGGTCGAGGACGGTAATCCCACTCCCCTCAAGGGCGAGCCGGCGCGCGCCGCCCTCGAGTTCTTCGCCGCCCTCGACGGCTCCGAATCGGTGAACTAG
- a CDS encoding SO_0444 family Cu/Zn efflux transporter, translated as MPDASLLWTPLWAVLRGAWETFFLAAPFVLFGLLVAGVLHVLISRRTVERWMGSPGLGAVSKAAAFGVPLPICSCGIVPVSIELKRKGASRPANLSFLITTPESSADAVFLTWAMLGPVMAVARPIASFFTALIAGVLAIAGGRDAASEGGRGEETEPADGEDAAAASAGDHDHGESAPAGHDHHHHHHHPHQHAAPVDEGAVRWGDLWTMVRQRDGAGLRRLLRRVGHYAFVEMLDDIAFWLVIGFLLAGVIVALVPENLAAGGGLLPMLVLLVAGIPLYMCASASTPVGAALVAKGVSPGAAMVFLLAGPATNAASVVLLLQHFGRRFVRIYLVSIAVGALLTGLALDFLLGAAGWQVAARLSSESSGVVGLLHTASVVLFGALLLWRLLSGATRQGLHEASDNLTSARAFLRQRFPGLRWWSVGLGCAGLLAVLYLLSGTAVVPPDSAAFRVTFGKVAPQPLGPGLRFAAPPPFGRLDVWRVNYPRKADVGFRTDLEAIARRREISMFANPNEWHSPVAAMNTRPREATYLTGDENLLEMNFTVHYFLSDPYRFFYGMENRRDFIALYARAAAREAVASRPLERLMTEERRVLEATIRDQLQEQLDGLDAGVDVRSVHVVDLHPPQEVVASFRDVSSAVEDRESRVLQAEELAERELPQARGQAALDVARADAESAVRQIEASGRAEGFGAQAEAFRGQRSLLRDLLWLESAERVLAGRSKVVVPPGTPATGVTLWREAPGALPEVRRPMAPPSEFQPENHPERP; from the coding sequence ATGCCTGACGCGAGCCTCCTTTGGACGCCCCTTTGGGCGGTGCTTCGGGGGGCCTGGGAGACCTTCTTCCTGGCCGCCCCCTTCGTGCTGTTCGGATTGTTGGTGGCGGGGGTGCTGCATGTCCTGATCTCGCGCCGCACGGTCGAGCGCTGGATGGGAAGCCCGGGCCTCGGTGCCGTCTCCAAGGCGGCGGCCTTCGGGGTGCCGCTGCCGATCTGTTCCTGCGGCATCGTGCCGGTGTCGATCGAGCTCAAGCGCAAGGGCGCTTCGCGGCCGGCCAACCTGTCCTTCCTGATCACCACGCCGGAATCGAGCGCCGACGCCGTCTTCTTGACCTGGGCGATGCTCGGTCCGGTGATGGCCGTGGCGCGGCCCATCGCCTCCTTTTTCACCGCCTTGATCGCCGGCGTGCTGGCGATCGCCGGCGGTCGCGACGCGGCGTCAGAGGGCGGCCGCGGCGAGGAAACCGAACCGGCCGATGGCGAGGACGCTGCCGCGGCTTCGGCCGGCGACCACGATCATGGCGAGTCGGCGCCCGCCGGCCACGATCATCACCATCACCACCACCATCCGCACCAGCACGCCGCGCCGGTCGACGAGGGGGCGGTGCGCTGGGGCGATCTCTGGACCATGGTGCGGCAGCGCGACGGCGCCGGCCTGCGGCGTCTGCTGCGGCGGGTGGGCCACTACGCCTTTGTCGAGATGCTCGACGACATCGCCTTCTGGTTGGTGATCGGATTCCTGCTCGCCGGCGTCATCGTCGCCCTGGTGCCGGAGAACCTGGCCGCCGGCGGCGGGCTGCTGCCGATGCTAGTGCTGCTGGTGGCGGGCATCCCCCTCTACATGTGCGCCTCGGCGAGCACGCCGGTGGGAGCGGCTCTGGTTGCCAAGGGGGTGAGTCCCGGAGCGGCGATGGTCTTCCTGCTCGCCGGTCCGGCCACCAACGCCGCCTCGGTGGTGCTCCTGCTGCAGCACTTCGGCCGCCGCTTCGTGCGCATCTACCTGGTGAGCATCGCCGTCGGGGCGCTGCTCACCGGCCTCGCCCTCGACTTTCTGCTCGGTGCCGCCGGCTGGCAGGTGGCGGCGCGCCTGTCCTCCGAGTCGAGCGGCGTGGTCGGCCTCCTGCACACCGCCTCGGTGGTGCTGTTCGGAGCCCTGCTGCTGTGGCGTCTGCTCTCCGGGGCGACCCGCCAGGGGCTGCACGAGGCGTCCGACAACCTGACCAGCGCACGTGCCTTCCTGCGCCAGCGCTTCCCCGGCCTGCGCTGGTGGTCCGTCGGCCTGGGCTGCGCCGGATTGCTGGCGGTGCTCTACTTGCTCTCCGGAACTGCCGTGGTGCCGCCTGATTCGGCCGCCTTCCGGGTGACCTTCGGCAAGGTGGCGCCGCAACCCCTGGGGCCCGGCCTGCGCTTCGCCGCGCCGCCGCCCTTCGGCCGCCTGGACGTCTGGCGGGTGAACTATCCACGCAAGGCCGACGTCGGTTTCCGCACCGATCTCGAAGCCATTGCCCGGCGACGCGAGATCTCGATGTTCGCCAACCCCAACGAGTGGCACAGCCCGGTGGCGGCGATGAACACCCGGCCGCGGGAGGCCACCTACCTCACCGGCGACGAGAATTTGCTGGAGATGAACTTCACCGTCCACTACTTCCTGTCGGATCCCTATCGATTTTTCTATGGCATGGAGAATCGGCGCGATTTCATCGCCCTCTACGCCCGCGCCGCGGCCCGTGAAGCGGTTGCCTCGCGCCCCCTCGAGCGCTTGATGACCGAGGAACGACGGGTCCTCGAGGCGACGATTCGCGATCAGCTCCAGGAGCAGCTCGATGGTCTCGACGCCGGCGTCGACGTGCGTTCCGTGCACGTCGTCGATCTGCATCCGCCGCAGGAGGTGGTGGCATCTTTCCGGGACGTGTCGAGCGCCGTCGAGGATCGCGAGTCGCGCGTCCTGCAGGCCGAAGAGCTCGCCGAGCGCGAGCTTCCCCAGGCGCGCGGCCAGGCGGCCCTCGATGTCGCCCGGGCCGATGCCGAGTCGGCGGTGCGGCAGATCGAGGCCAGTGGCCGGGCCGAAGGCTTCGGCGCCCAGGCCGAAGCCTTCCGTGGCCAGCGTTCGCTGCTGCGCGACCTGCTGTGGCTGGAGAGCGCCGAGCGGGTCCTCGCCGGGCGCTCGAAGGTCGTCGTCCCGCCGGGCACTCCCGCCACCGGGGTCACCCTCTGGCGCGAGGCACCGGGTGCCCTGCCCGAGGTCCGCCGGCCGATGGCGCCGCCGTCCGAGTTCCAACCCGAAAACCACCCGGAGAGACCGTGA